From Arachis stenosperma cultivar V10309 chromosome 2, arast.V10309.gnm1.PFL2, whole genome shotgun sequence, one genomic window encodes:
- the LOC130962882 gene encoding uncharacterized protein LOC130962882, with amino-acid sequence MKDPGSFQIPCIIGDITIEKALCDLGASINLMSLNMMRRMRIEEAKPTRMALKLADRTFKFPHGVVEDLLVKVGEFIFPADFVVLDMEEEANTSIILGRPFLAIVGAIIDVQKGELALRLHEEKMIFNVFKAMSYPKESIGECMMVDTIEQIVQEVLEEEQYEGSMELEQQAPREEPPQGTMESSIMTNHKDNNGEEAPKLELKNLPLSLKYAYLGDNSTYPMIINSSLSKEQEEELIQVLKQHKDAIGWTLTDLKGISSSMCMHKILLEEG; translated from the coding sequence ATGAAGGACCCAGGGAGTTTCcaaatcccctgcatcataggggataTCACTATTGAGAAGGCCTTATGCGACTTGGGGGCTAGCATCAATCTCATGTCCTTGAACATGATGAGAAGGATGAGAattgaggaagccaaaccaacaagaatggcactcAAACTAGCTGACAGAACATTCAAGTTTCCACATGGAGTAGTGGAAGATTTATTGGTGAAAGTGGGAGAATTCATTTTTCCAGCTGACTTTGTTGTGCTGGATATGGAAGAAGAGGCAAACACTTCAATTATTCTAGGAAGGCCATTCCTAGCTATTGTtggagccatcattgatgtgCAAAAAGGGGAACTAGCCTTGAGATTACATGAGGAGAAGATGATCTTCAATGTTTTCAAGGCAATGAGTTATCCCAAGGAATCAATAGGAGAATGCATGATGGTGGACACCATAGAACAAATAGTTCAAGAAGTTTTGGAAGAAGAGCAATATGAAGGAAGTATGGAATTGGAGCAACAAGCACCACGTGAAGAACCACCACAAGGGACCATGGAAAGTTCAATCATGACAAACCATAAAGACAACAATGGAGAAGAGGCACCAAAACTAGAGCTGAAAAACCTACCTTTAAGCTTGAAATATGCATATCTAGGTGACAACAGCACCTACCCAATGATCATTAATTCAAGCTTGAGTAAGGAGCAAGAAGAGGAACTCATCCAAGTGCTGAAACAACACAAGGATGCTATAGGCTGGACACTCACAGACTTAAAGGGGATCAGCTCATCAAtgtgcatgcacaagatcctgctTGAGGagggttga